In Elephas maximus indicus isolate mEleMax1 chromosome 7, mEleMax1 primary haplotype, whole genome shotgun sequence, the following proteins share a genomic window:
- the FOLR1 gene encoding folate receptor alpha: protein MAWLMTTQLLFLLLVAAGWGAQLRTTQARTELLNICMDAKHHKGKPSPEDKLHDQCTPWKKNSCCSVNTSQEAHKDISYLYRFNWDHCGKMEPACKWHFIQDTCLYECSPNLGPWIQQVDQSWRKERILNVPLCKDDCQRWWEDCRTSNTCKINWHKGWNWTSGYNQCPAEAKCAPFHVYFPTPDVLCNEIWSQSYKVSNYSRGSGRCIQMWFDPAHGNPNEEVARFYAEAMSGAEPCRAWALLLSLVLLLWLLS, encoded by the exons ATGGCCTGGCTGATGACAACACAGCTGCTGTTTCTTCTGTTGGTGGCCGCCGGATGGGGTGCCCAGCTCAGGACTACACAGGCCAGGACTGAACTTCTAAACATCTGCATGGATGCCAAACACCACAAGGGAAAGCCAAGCCCCGAGGACAAGTTGCATGACCAG TGCACCCCCTGGAAGAAGAACTCCTGCTGCTCTGTCAACACCAGCCAGGAAGCCCACAAGGATATTTCCTACCTGTACAGATTCAACTGGGACCACTGTGGAAAGATGGAGCCTGCCTGCAAGTGGCACTTCATCCAGGACACCTGCCTCTATGAGTGTTCCCCCAACTTGGGGCCCTGGATCCAACAG GTAGACCAGAGCTGGCGCAAAGAGCGGATCCTCAATGTGCCCCTGTGCAAAGACGACTGTCAACGCTGGTGGGAAGACTGCCGCACCTCCAATACCTGCAAGATCAACTGGCACAAGGGCTGGAACTGGACCTCAG GGTATAACCAGTGCCCAGCAGAGGCTAAGTGTGCCCCATTTCACGTCTATTTCCCCACACCTGACGTTCTGTGCAATGAAATCTGGAGTCAGTCCTACAAAGTCAGCAACTACAGCCGAGGGAGCGGCCGCTGCATCCAGATGTGGTTCGACCCCGCCCACGGCAACCCCAACGAAGAGGTGGCGAGGTTCTATGCCGAGGCCATGAGTGGTGCTGAGCCCTGTCGGGCTTGGGCTCTCTTGCTCAGCCTGGTCTTGCTGCTCTGGCTGCTCAGCTGA
- the LOC126079055 gene encoding folate receptor gamma-like: MAMAWQMTQLLLLLDLVASAWGARPRNSLERTDLLNVCMDAKHHKTKPGPEDKLHDQCSPWRKNACCTVNTSQELHKDTSRLYNFNWDHCGKMEPECKRHFIQDTCLYECSPNLGPWIQEVNQSWRKERFLDVPLCKDDCQNWWEACRTSYTCKNNWHKGWDWTSGVNTCPVGTTCHTFEFYFPTPADLCERLWSHSYKVSNYSRGSGRCIQMWFDSAHGNPNEEVAKFYAEAMSRAGPYATGPLLLSLNLMLLWLIG, encoded by the exons ATGGCCATGGCCTGGCAGATGACacagctgctgctgcttctggatTTGGTGGCCTCTGCATGGGGTGCCCGCCCCAGGAATTCCCTGGAAAGAACAGATCTGCTCAACGTCTGCATGGATGCCAAGCACCACAAGACAAAGCCGGGTCCTGAGGATAAGCTGCATGACCAG tgcagtccctggaggaagaacGCCTGCTGCACAGTGAACACCAGCCAGGAGCTGCACAAGGACACCTCCCGCCTGTATAACTTTAACTGGGACCACTGCGGCAAGATGGAGCCTGAATGCAAGCGCCACTTCATCCAGGACACCTGTCTCTATGAGTGCTCCCCCAACCTGGGGCCCTGGATCCAAGAG GTGAACCAGAGCTGGCGCAAAGAGCGTTTCCTGGACGTGCCCCTGTGTAAAGACGACTGTCAGAACTGGTGGGAGGCCTGTCGCACCTCCTACACCTGCAAGAACAACTGGCACAAGGGTTGGGATTGGACCTCAG GGGTTAACACGTGTCCAGTCGGGACCACCTGCCACACATTTGAGTTCTACTTCCCCACACCTGCTGACCTCTGTGAGCGCCTCTGGAGTCACTCCTACAAGGTCAGCAACTATAGTCGAGGGAGCGGCCGCTGCATCCAGATGTGGTTTGACTCGGCCCACGGCAACCCCAACGAAGAGGTGGCAAAGTTCTATGCTGAGGCCATGAGTAGGGCTGGGCCCTATGCGACTGGGCCCCTCTTGCTCAGCCTGAACCTGATGCTGCTATGGCTCATTGGCTGA